Proteins encoded in a region of the bacterium BMS3Abin02 genome:
- the divL gene encoding sensor protein DivL, which yields MSPDDGDPLIETRIPRWQTWFESFDPVGPIVTIHVLALALFSDVLRPVGVLVVAAILLVWRTGLDTLADQIALVRKGGVYLVRGVGSLALVGVIVALDGGTESPFFFAMLIVFIWEAVTSPVRRTIWLAVAAVLVYVGVIAGADDITVTSVVRLGVFLSFIGLLVWGRALSEYWQKESTRARTLAAGIAEEAPIGFALYDGDSLRCLFANETARRFGLADADHTAIARLGESTAPGQGLGEVLAGIVASGEPGPPLLYVAPLAAGRETFLRIGVSLHREMEEPALLMVYAEDVTSQVLTGEQHRRFMESANHQFRTPLSPIVAYSELIAKGELEGEELREAAVAIRDAGARIEQLLDRMNSVLRLQRGPQRSAMTVTIGELIDTYLLAARPGLESVVAVEGERSLEVRCDPLPLTTALYELIENSRRYGTPPVTISVRSVDAGVRLRVCDRGPGPDIDSGTPLGQTWSLLAHSEVMPPEMGDRLGITYAHTLTVAAGGSLRFERTKAGWAFTIDLPVGRPSTV from the coding sequence ATGAGTCCAGATGATGGTGATCCTTTGATCGAAACCCGGATCCCGCGGTGGCAGACGTGGTTCGAGAGTTTCGACCCGGTTGGACCGATTGTCACGATCCATGTGTTGGCGCTCGCCCTGTTTAGTGACGTGCTGCGTCCGGTCGGTGTGCTGGTGGTCGCCGCCATCCTGCTGGTCTGGCGAACGGGGTTGGACACGCTTGCCGACCAGATCGCGTTGGTTCGCAAAGGCGGGGTATATCTGGTTCGTGGTGTGGGCTCGCTGGCGCTGGTGGGTGTGATAGTTGCATTGGATGGGGGCACGGAGAGTCCGTTCTTCTTCGCGATGTTGATCGTGTTCATCTGGGAGGCGGTGACCAGCCCGGTTCGACGGACGATCTGGCTGGCAGTTGCTGCCGTGCTCGTATACGTGGGTGTGATCGCGGGAGCTGACGACATAACCGTTACCAGCGTGGTCCGGTTGGGTGTGTTCTTGTCGTTCATCGGGTTGCTGGTCTGGGGGAGGGCCTTATCCGAGTATTGGCAGAAGGAGTCCACTCGGGCGAGGACACTTGCGGCCGGGATCGCGGAAGAGGCGCCGATCGGTTTCGCCTTGTACGACGGTGACTCCCTGCGTTGTCTGTTCGCCAACGAGACGGCGCGACGCTTCGGGCTCGCCGACGCCGACCATACGGCGATCGCTCGCTTGGGCGAGTCGACGGCTCCCGGTCAGGGATTGGGGGAGGTGTTGGCGGGGATTGTGGCCTCTGGGGAGCCAGGGCCGCCATTGCTATACGTGGCACCTTTGGCCGCCGGCAGGGAGACCTTCTTGCGGATTGGGGTGTCGTTGCATCGAGAGATGGAAGAGCCGGCCCTGTTGATGGTCTACGCCGAGGATGTGACCAGTCAGGTGTTGACGGGTGAGCAGCACCGACGGTTCATGGAGTCGGCCAATCACCAGTTCAGGACCCCGCTGTCGCCGATCGTCGCGTATTCGGAGTTGATCGCCAAGGGGGAGTTGGAAGGTGAGGAGTTGCGGGAAGCCGCTGTGGCGATCCGGGACGCCGGCGCCCGGATCGAGCAGCTCTTGGACCGGATGAACTCGGTGTTACGCCTGCAGCGAGGTCCTCAGCGGTCGGCGATGACGGTCACGATCGGAGAGCTGATCGACACCTACTTACTTGCCGCCAGACCGGGCCTGGAGTCGGTCGTGGCGGTCGAAGGGGAGCGAAGCCTCGAGGTTCGTTGTGATCCCCTTCCCCTTACGACCGCCCTCTACGAGCTCATCGAGAACAGCCGAAGGTATGGCACACCACCCGTCACCATCTCGGTCCGGTCGGTCGACGCCGGGGTCCGTCTGCGTGTGTGTGATCGAGGCCCGGGACCCGACATCGACTCGGGGACACCCCTCGGTCAAACGTGGAGCCTTCTGGCCCATTCCGAGGTGATGCCCCCAGAGATGGGCGACCGTCTCGGTATCACTTACGCCCATACCCTGACCGTGGCGGCGGGAGGTTCACTTCGATTCGAACGGACCAAGGCAGGTTGGGCGTTCACCATCGATCTGCCTGTCGGCCGGCCGAGCACCGTGTGA